From a region of the Latilactobacillus sakei genome:
- a CDS encoding universal stress protein UspA — translation MSILNMRRVLVGVDDSTDALLAFEYAIKRAVKDDLELVIVSVLENDALNVYQALNKDYIHGQYNELEKHVLEYQEQARTEGVKRVRAVIAEGEPGEVIIKEVIPKVQPDLLIIGSKAKEGIAKYFGSQAAYMAKYAPVPVLVVR, via the coding sequence ATGTCAATTTTAAATATGCGACGGGTATTAGTCGGCGTGGATGATTCAACGGATGCGCTATTAGCCTTTGAATACGCAATTAAACGGGCTGTTAAGGACGATTTAGAATTAGTGATTGTGTCGGTGCTAGAAAATGATGCGCTAAACGTCTATCAAGCCTTGAATAAAGATTATATCCATGGGCAATATAACGAGTTAGAAAAGCACGTTTTAGAGTATCAAGAACAGGCACGGACCGAAGGGGTTAAAAGGGTCCGAGCAGTAATCGCTGAAGGTGAACCAGGTGAGGTGATCATTAAAGAAGTGATTCCAAAGGTCCAACCCGATTTATTGATTATCGGCTCAAAAGCCAAAGAAGGCATCGCAAAATATTTTGGGAGCCAAGCAGCCTATATGGCTAAATATGCACCGGTACCAGTATTGGTGGTGCGTTAA
- a CDS encoding class I SAM-dependent methyltransferase translates to MDEVVEFWDDFAAEYYQIQKESQVPIVADIEKFLKERCLLPTNSVVDLGGGSGRYLPTLAQNSQQYTIVDISAQMLRYAQVENQALSEPRPVTYQQQSVADFCQQTPKQSYDLVWMALNPAVTADETLLAITQKSRQWCGFLRLTQNSDDLFAPLEQHFGIAEENPNIEPTIIPAVVKLLTSGGYQVRQQRFQYQTTETFDRAFLAAYYAELPQALLKAYLDQLFANQKTRASTTTLEYTLLYWHV, encoded by the coding sequence ATGGATGAAGTGGTTGAATTTTGGGATGATTTTGCGGCGGAATACTATCAAATTCAAAAGGAATCGCAAGTACCAATCGTGGCTGATATTGAAAAGTTTTTAAAAGAGCGGTGCTTGTTGCCCACGAATTCGGTTGTCGATTTAGGCGGCGGTAGCGGGCGTTATCTGCCAACACTTGCCCAAAATAGTCAACAATACACAATTGTGGATATCTCAGCACAGATGTTGCGTTATGCACAGGTGGAAAACCAAGCGCTATCAGAGCCGCGTCCAGTGACTTATCAACAACAATCAGTTGCCGATTTTTGCCAACAAACACCCAAGCAAAGTTATGATTTAGTCTGGATGGCACTTAATCCGGCCGTCACGGCGGACGAAACCTTGCTTGCAATTACGCAAAAAAGTCGGCAGTGGTGTGGCTTTTTACGGCTAACGCAAAATAGCGATGATTTATTTGCACCGCTGGAACAACACTTTGGGATTGCTGAAGAAAACCCCAATATCGAACCCACGATTATCCCAGCTGTGGTCAAGCTGTTAACAAGTGGTGGCTATCAAGTTCGACAACAAAGGTTTCAATATCAAACAACCGAGACTTTCGACCGGGCATTTTTAGCAGCTTATTATGCAGAACTGCCGCAAGCATTGCTAAAGGCTTATTTGGACCAGCTATTTGCCAATCAAAAAACACGTGCCAGTACGACAACGCTTGAATATACGCTGTTATACTGGCACGTGTAA